Part of the Mauremys mutica isolate MM-2020 ecotype Southern chromosome 1, ASM2049712v1, whole genome shotgun sequence genome is shown below.
aaacgtctgttagtctataaggtgccacaggattctttgctgcttctacagaaccagactaacacggctacccctctgatacttgtattgggctagatggccttttggtctgacccagtatggctgttcttatgtttctcTTTAGATAACTGGAAAGATGGTGGGGTGACATGATCACAGGCTTTTCATTCTTCCCTGTACCTTAGTTCCGATCTACAATGCTCCAGAGGGCAGGACTATTCCTAAGTATTTTAACACCTGCCTCTTCTTCACATTCTGTCAAAGGCCCTCAGCTCCTCAGagagaacaaagaaacaaacctTCCCAGTGGAGAAGGAGGAGAGATGGTGCCatccaggctgtgtctacactaggcatttgGGACAAAATTTCCCATTATTTCTACCACCACTGCATCTCTTTTGATAGTATCTGTATCTCCCTCCCTTATTGGGCAACACCATTTCCCTTCCCATCTTGGCATTTTTATCACGATGTCATCTTGCTCCAAGCAAGCTGAAATGACACCATgtatatgtctacactagagctggaGATATGATTCCAGCACCGGTGGACATACCTGTGCTAATACTGATTGGCAGGAGTGGCTAGCCATCCTGAGTGTGTACCTATGGTCTTGGACAGGATCATACTTGGGTGTatagcccctcctgctgctcacaCTGCTGCAGCCATACTTCTGTTTTTAGTGCATTAGCTCAATCATAGTTCAAGTATATCTTTGTGAGCTGAaatttacaccttccagctctAATGTAGCGATACCCTATAAACTCTGGTGACATTGATAGAACTGAACTAGTATtagcaatggtgggaaatttttgccccaaacttctagtgcagacaaggccctAGTGGAGGCAGAGAGATAAAAATTCCCAATGTGGGTTGCCCAATAAGGGAGGGAGATACAGTCATCCAATGGGGGCCAAGGACTGGAATCACATGCTTGGTTCCTGTGTGGTATCCCCTGACTCCTATTCTTTGTTTTCCAGATTCAAAGGACACCTTGGAATCACACAGTGTTGAAGGTGAGTATCTTGCTATGACTTTCCCCCATCTCTGCACCTGTCTCAAGCCCTGCATCTGCCTCCATCTTTCCCTTTATCAGTATTAGGGAATGAGTGAGATGCTCAGAGAATCCTCTcatttctttctccttccttGACCAACACTGATATCTACAGCAGGTGTCATCCTGAGTCCTCTCGTCTCAGCAGAGCACCCATGACAACTAAAGGTCCAATTTTCACATGACCTGGTGGAACAGGTGGAACCCTGCAAACAGtaggaagcaggcagcagtgacaTGAGCAGGCTGAGGTTTTCAATTGTCAGATAAACCAGGACATGAGGCAGGCCCAGCCAACGATCACGTTGCTCTGGGAGCTACATGGGAATTAGGGTGTGAGCTAGCTGAGGTAGTAGCAGAATGGACGGATACCCATCATGGGTGTCACAGAACGGCAGGGCTCCTCTATTGGCTCATCACAGCAGGAGTTAGAAACCTGCACCGAGCTGCTCAGTTGGTAGTTCTGCTGACTTGCTGGAGCAAGAGAGGCTTATTAGCTCCACTAGGATATAAGGGAGGTGGAGTGACAAAGAGAGCTAGGGTTTGGGACAGAGAGATCCCTTCAGGGAAAACCTAAGAACAGCCAAGTGCTGGGAGAAGGTTTAGGCTGAGCTTTAGGTTGTATGACTGCAATTTCAACTAGCAGGAAAAGGGTAAGTTTGGACTATGTACTGACTGTGCGTATTCTGTTCAGTTCGGAGTGGGACCTGAGTTTAGGGTCTGAAACGTTTCCCTGCCTCTCActctgctctgcagcctggcTCACAGAAATCCATTAGGAAAACTATCCCCTGGCTCTCTTGGCCCCCTCTGTCCCCTCTCTTGTCCCATAGGTCGAGGAATAAATTGCCGCTGGGGATCATTAAAGCTGGAATTTCCCAGAGAACCAATCAAaacatgggtggggagggggggtggagagagagagagagaaagttctTTACAAGAGTGGTTGTAATTGCTGATACTTCTTACAGTGAAGGTTTATTTGTAGGTGGTATTTCAGACATGACCTGAGCTCAGCTTGCCAGTTGATCCCCATAGATAACACCTTCTGTCCCCACGAGATAAACAGCTGGGCTCTCTCACTGGCCAAGTAATCTGGCATCAGAAAGAACATTTTGCTGGCAGTTGAAAGTTTGGGTTAGGGAGATGAGATGAGCTGGAAATGGTACAACCTCTATGCGGGAAGAGCTTGGCGGCCCTCTCAGAGCATTCCCCAAACACAGGTATCCAAAACTCTCCATGCAGTGCTCAGTGTgccagggcaaggggtgcagggtcCTCTGTCCTCTCAAGACTCTCCACAAATGAGCACCAGGATCTCTCTGTGCAGAGATTACCGGTGTATTTCCCCATTGGCAATACtctcaatgtgatatatgccatcatgtgccagcaatgcccctctgccatatacattggccaaactggatagtctctgtgcaaaagaataaatggacgcaaatcagacatcaaaaattgtaacattcaaaaaccagtaggagagcacttcagtctccctggacactcaataacagacttataAGTGGATATTCTTCAAAAAAGaacttaaaaaacagacttcaacgagaaactgcagaactggaattaatttgcaaacttgacaccatcaaattaggcctgaataaaggctgggagtggctgggtcattacaaaaaaataattttccctctgttgatactcacaccttcttgtcaactgttgggaatgggccacatccacctaATTGAATTGGCTTCATTatcactgaccccccacttggtaaggcaactcccatcttttcatgtgctgtatatttatacctgcttacttttttccactccatgcatctaatgaagtgggttatagcccacgaaagtttatgcccaaataaattggttagtctctaaggtgccacaaggactcctcattgtttttgctgatacagactaacacagctacccctctaaaATCTTTCCTAGCACTCTGCACACATGGGCACCAATATTCTTAAGCACAGCCTTCTTACAGTCCCTTAAAGGTATTCTGACTGCAGTGTCTCAGTAGGCAACAGTCAGTGACACAACCTCCATTGCCTTCAGTCACCTTGGGGTGCTCTGTGGACCTTGGTACCAAGGCTTCACTGTGCCGTGGCCAGTGTGACAGTCCATATTAGGTTGGATCAGACTGTATAAAAGAAGGCAAGACTCTAAGGTCATCAGGACTGGAGAGAGAAggaaccatgtccctgcagaTTTGGGGCTTGAGTCTCTTCACCTACTGCTGTGACCCCACTAACTGCAATAGCTTTGCTCCAGATTTACCTCAGGGTAAGTGACAAGAGAATCATGCTCCTGGAGTTCATGACCAAGGGGGAACTTGGCCCCTGAGACCAAGCAGGTTTGAGTGGAGGGGGAGATAGGTCCCTGAAGCTGTGGAAGATAGGGAGGCGGAACTGTGGAGGCTGGGGTGGGTAGATGTGCTCTGGGAAGTAAGGTGGGGAGGGACTGTGATAAGGGATAGCAGATGTTCCATCTCCAGAGGACACTCTAGTTTTTGGACTATAGGAGGGCAGCCCCAAAGCTCTAACCTACTCTTCTATTCTCCCATGGCAGGTGTTAAGGTAAAAAGAGAAATGGCCAATGCCTTTGTGAGGAGGCAGAAGAGGTCCTACCCCTATTATGAAAGGTAAAATCTTCCCTGCCTCACCAGTTGGGCTCAGGACTGAACTCTGTATTGATTATTTCAGAGGGGGATAGGAAGGCAGTGGGATGTGGCAAGGAATTTGATTCATGTCTGGGATAacattctcacacacacaagcAGAAAAAAGAGGATGCCGGAGATACTTACTGGAGACAAGTGGCCTATTCTTCCTCAAAGGGCCATAAATATCCCCTGAGGAGTCTCTGACAGACATAGAGTGACCACAGTCAGCTTTACATCACCTCTGTAAGAGCCCCCAGCACAGGGGCATGCCAGATGCATTGCTGGGAGTACTCAGGAAGAGGGGGTACTTGGCCAGCATTCCTAGGCCGCTGATACTTCTGGCTACTTGTACTGCCCTTAGGGGCCAGGGAGAGTGGGGTGCAAATTAGAGGCTTCTCTAGTCTACATCAGGGACTGAAGCAAACCGCTGCACAGGGTGCACTAAGGAGGTTTCATCTTTGCCTTCAGTTCCTGCACAGAGCTCAGCTCTGCTGCAGGGATGAGGTCAGATCAGACAGGCTCTTCATTCTGACTAGGCCCAGATACTACAGCAAGCAGATCTTTTTTTATAACACTCCTGGAGACAGGGACTCGGAGAACTTCAGCTGACAGGTTGACACAAGAACACGCTTCACATACCTCCTGGGAGCATCCTTGGATAGTAGTTAAAGGCCTGGGTTTAATCCCCAGTCAGTAAAGCTTCTGAAAGGATAACTAAGGTTCCTGGGTAAAGTCCCAGCTGATAGACCCGACCCACTCCCCTGGAACAATAACCAGGGAGCCTGGGTTCTATCTTTAGCTGTTAGAGTCTTGTGGCCGAGATGGGGAACTGGCTTCAATCCCTAACTGATAGAGCTCCCTGCCACCCTTGGACATTAATCAAAGGGGCTAGGTTCTAACCCGTTGTAGGTAAATATTATATTCACTATAAGGGAGTCCATCTCTAGGGAATGTTGGGTAATCACTGTCCCTGAGTTCAGAAGGTGGCATAGGAGTCTGATGAGTCATGAGTGGCATCTTTCTCTTTGTCTACTGCAGGTACTATGAAATGTACAAGTCCCCAATGGAGCTGAGGAAGGAACAGTGTGAAAACTACGCCCCCTGTGACTACCTGTCAGATCACGTGGGGTTTCATGCTGCATATCAGCGTTACTTTGGGAGATTCTGAGGAAGAGACTGTCCCTTCCCTCACCTGGCTAGGGTCCAGTCTGACCTCCATAAAGACTGGGAtaatgggaggaagggaaggaagtAAAAGAGAGACTTAGATTGGGCCCACTTCAATTCTGCTCAGCACTGATGAGAGCACAATGGCAAAATTTACCCCATGTATCCATTGTCCAGTCTAAGACTGCTGAACACTAGTTGTGATCCTTGTACCAGAGGCATTCCTCCCATGGCCTCCCATGGTATTTTGAGCTTCTTCAGAGAAAGGAAGGTGAGGAGAATCCATCTTATCTGCTTGCCATGGAAGTTCCAGAGCAAGTATAGGAAGAGGAGATtcttctgaagaaactcaaaatATGACAAAGGGCGGCAGCAAGAACTTTtgtgctccctcccctcccaaaaaagtACAAGGTGAGGGGTGACTAATATGAGAAatgcaactgtgtgtgtgtgtgtgtgtgtgtgtgtgcgctgtgGAGAGCAGTGATCCTCATGCACCCACTGGAATCGGGGGGTCCTGCTGCTTCCTGTTGGGGAAGGTTCAGCAGTTTGCAACCACCAGGTTCCAGGGTGGGGTGATCATCCCAAGTGTATGTTAGTAACAATGCATGAGCCCCTAAAGGTTTGGTGGGTCCATTCAACTAAGCACCTTGATTTCATATACTTCACTGAGCTTCTTGGACCTGCAAAATTGGGGTGAAAATCTCTGGTGCTTCTGATTCACCATGTTTCTGATCAGGCTGAAAATACCCGAACAAAAAGCTGTTCCTCATAATTAGTTTGGCACTTATGTTTCTGGTCCTgactcaaacaaacaaacaaaaaatgcagaggcagctgtaaaaataaaacaaaaagttaaTTGAACTTTTATGAatcttcaaaaagaaaaaagggggtCAGTTCAGGGTTGGGTTGGATTGAAGTTGGGTCAGTGCCAGGTTTATCCAAATTGGTTTGTCTATCCCCAATATGTATCTTCCCTCTTTGCAAATTCATGCAGGCATCTTTTTATGAGTTTTATGCATTAGCAACTTTCTGAAATTTCACCTGTGCCATCATATATTCTGTTCTGTAAGGGAGATATCAGGTTCTCCAGAGGGGCAGGTGTCTGCTCAGCAGCAAAATTCGCATGTTGGCTGGTGAAATCATCCCCAGCTGTTGGCTATAATAAATGCTGGTTATGTAAAGCAGGTTTGTGTTTTGCTTCTCTCTGTTCATGTGTCCAGCATCCAGTGGGAGTGAGAGGTGGTGAGATTCAACTGGAGTGAAAGAGAGGTCTGGAAGATAAAGCTCTCTCTCTGTAGCTAAGATGGGTACTGAACAGGAAACAACAAcattggcctgattctcctctcccttatCCCAGTGTTAATCACGAGTAattacattgaaatcaatgaagtgATACCTGCATAAGACTGTGTAAGTGAGAGGTGGATTCTACTCCACCATCAGTTGAATTCTTCCTTCCCCTGGAGAGACCTTCTTTGTACTGGCATAAGAGGTAAACCCACTCCCCATGTTCATGTAGAAATAGACTTAGTTCCCACTGACTCAAATGGGAATCCCAACTCTCCCCTGGAGGAACATCCTCTTTTGGGCCGAGAAAGAAATGTTTTTCCTTCTATGAGAGTCTCACTCCAGCTGTAAAGAGAAAGAGATGTGGGTCTGAATGAAATGCCTGTGCCTCTTGGCTCTGCAGTGGAGAGAAGAGCTACAGGAAGTTCTAGCCCCAGATAATTACCTTGTACCATACCATGTGGGTCAAAAGGTACTAGGCCTTTCAGTCTGCACCATGTAAGTatatatttgacctgggtgactAGAGCTCCTTCAAAGACACAGGCCAAT
Proteins encoded:
- the LOC123368192 gene encoding osteocalcin-like, with protein sequence MRKLLVLLLLTLAAFCYCERDSKDTLESHSVEGVKVKREMANAFVRRQKRSYPYYERYYEMYKSPMELRKEQCENYAPCDYLSDHVGFHAAYQRYFGRF